A single genomic interval of Selenobaculum gibii harbors:
- a CDS encoding S-layer homology domain-containing protein, with the protein MNKKLLKVAVTSALTVAFAVPAFANPFVDVSKDHWAYDAVVELAKEGVIEGYGDNTFRGEQNITRYEMAQMVAKAMDQDLTGEQKATVEKLAREFAKELNSLGKDVKNLKAEQERVKISGDARVRYGSNDESDKTDFRARVTLDGKISDNLKFNTRVSSGDISYDENSEGIVLDTANLSFNALGLENTVGRQDLTLGTGTIIDDTMTGISSEVGGLKVFYGNHASEEQDLFGAEYGTELFGADVNLDYMKADAKQGEDKEFYGVNTSFGITKNISMNAEYAKENKSGDDAVAYGIKFDKLGLSATYKDVESGAATNYGTQAYDINNVSFLSEGYKGMEYKLERELNENTLFTVKYQDFENQAGTKDDNRTSAYLNVKF; encoded by the coding sequence ATGAACAAAAAATTATTAAAGGTTGCCGTTACAAGTGCATTAACTGTTGCATTTGCTGTACCAGCATTTGCAAATCCATTCGTTGATGTATCTAAAGATCATTGGGCATATGATGCAGTTGTTGAGTTAGCTAAAGAAGGTGTAATTGAAGGTTATGGCGATAACACTTTCCGTGGTGAGCAAAACATTACTCGTTATGAAATGGCTCAAATGGTAGCAAAAGCTATGGATCAAGATCTAACTGGTGAACAAAAAGCCACTGTTGAAAAACTAGCGAGAGAATTTGCTAAAGAATTAAACTCTTTAGGTAAAGATGTTAAAAATCTTAAAGCTGAACAAGAACGTGTAAAAATTTCCGGTGATGCTCGTGTTCGTTATGGTTCTAACGATGAAAGCGACAAAACTGACTTCAGAGCACGTGTTACTCTTGACGGAAAAATTTCTGACAACTTAAAATTCAACACTCGTGTATCCAGTGGTGACATTAGTTATGACGAAAATAGTGAAGGCATCGTTTTAGATACTGCAAACTTAAGCTTTAATGCACTTGGCTTAGAAAATACAGTTGGTCGCCAAGACTTAACTTTAGGTACTGGTACAATCATTGACGATACAATGACTGGTATTAGCTCTGAAGTTGGCGGTTTAAAAGTATTCTATGGCAACCATGCATCTGAAGAACAAGACTTATTTGGTGCTGAATACGGTACTGAATTGTTTGGTGCAGATGTGAACCTTGATTATATGAAAGCTGATGCTAAACAAGGTGAAGATAAAGAGTTCTATGGCGTGAATACTTCTTTCGGTATCACAAAAAATATCAGCATGAACGCTGAATATGCAAAAGAAAATAAATCCGGTGATGATGCAGTAGCTTATGGTATCAAATTCGATAAATTAGGTTTATCTGCAACTTACAAAGATGTAGAATCTGGTGCAGCTACTAACTATGGTACACAAGCATACGATATCAATAACGTATCTTTCTTAAGTGAAGGTTACAAAGGTATGGAATACAAACTTGAAAGAGAATTAAATGAAAATACTCTATTCACTGTAAAATACCAAGACTTTGAAAACCAAGCTGGTACAAAAGATGATAACCGTACTTCTGCTTACTTGAATGTTAAATTCTAA
- a CDS encoding RuvC family protein: protein MNILSIDPGREKSGVAILNQDEILLHQVIESEILIEFCIANIKKFKILAIVIGDGTSSKEAIKNLKNEIKEMPIYKINEYRTTDAAKIRYWKDNPPKGLKRFFPKGLLVPPRPIDDYAAIILGERYLENNKKKK from the coding sequence ATGAATATTTTATCTATTGATCCAGGACGAGAAAAGAGCGGTGTAGCTATTTTAAATCAAGATGAAATTTTGCTGCATCAAGTAATAGAAAGTGAGATATTAATAGAATTTTGTATCGCAAATATCAAAAAATTTAAGATTTTAGCAATTGTTATTGGAGATGGAACCTCTTCAAAAGAAGCAATAAAAAATCTGAAAAATGAGATAAAGGAAATGCCTATTTATAAAATCAATGAGTATCGTACAACTGATGCGGCAAAAATTCGTTATTGGAAGGATAATCCCCCAAAGGGGTTGAAAAGATTTTTTCCTAAAGGTCTGTTAGTTCCTCCGCGCCCTATAGATGATTATGCAGCAATTATTTTAGGTGAACGATATTTGGAAAATAATAAAAAGAAAAAGTAG
- a CDS encoding S-layer homology domain-containing protein gives MKKTLAAAITSALVIGVAGTTFAAANPFSDVKADHWSFDAVAKLAQEGVIEGYGDNSFRGDSHITRYEMAQMVAKAMAKEDKVNKQQKAMIDKLAAEYAAELDNLGVRVANLESKIDNVTWNGQLRLRTQKWETEGSDAASQNQVYYDLNLSAKINDAWTGHVELEGERVMNGVESNPMADDDGYATSNVYVEGPLFGANAKIGKFDSWSAQGHVLDDAMRGIELNYTSDKLDTVIRAGRINGGNDDYYTWQHDRGDKGGDGLNNMSEPANYAAIEFDYRTSPATTLQLGYHHLTSANKFATVNGTFDGMKDDTNNIFTAGFQTKLTNDLKLDAIYAKSSTDSNVPQTADSWGYNYDDNDGYAVYLRYKGADISDKGSYGMWVGYFDIPISTVISPTYYLGHSYEALEVGVGYVPAENVLAKVYYWDAKGIGDTPDADMYRAQVQFFF, from the coding sequence ATGAAAAAAACACTTGCTGCTGCAATTACTTCAGCATTAGTTATCGGCGTAGCTGGTACAACTTTTGCTGCTGCAAATCCATTTTCCGATGTAAAGGCTGATCATTGGTCTTTCGACGCTGTTGCTAAATTAGCACAAGAAGGCGTTATTGAAGGTTATGGCGACAACTCTTTCCGCGGTGATTCTCACATCACTCGTTATGAAATGGCTCAAATGGTAGCAAAAGCTATGGCAAAAGAAGACAAAGTGAATAAACAACAAAAAGCTATGATTGACAAATTGGCTGCAGAATATGCTGCAGAATTAGATAATCTTGGCGTTCGCGTTGCTAACTTAGAAAGCAAAATTGATAATGTAACTTGGAACGGACAACTTCGTCTTCGTACACAAAAATGGGAAACAGAAGGTTCAGATGCTGCTTCCCAAAATCAAGTGTATTACGATTTAAATCTATCTGCAAAAATTAATGATGCATGGACAGGTCATGTTGAATTAGAAGGCGAACGTGTAATGAATGGCGTGGAATCTAATCCAATGGCAGATGATGATGGTTATGCAACTTCTAATGTTTATGTAGAAGGTCCTTTATTTGGGGCAAATGCAAAAATTGGTAAATTTGATTCTTGGTCTGCACAAGGTCATGTATTAGATGATGCTATGCGTGGTATTGAATTAAACTATACTAGTGATAAATTAGATACTGTTATTAGAGCTGGACGTATAAACGGTGGTAACGATGATTACTATACTTGGCAACATGATAGAGGAGACAAAGGTGGAGACGGTTTAAATAACATGTCAGAACCAGCGAATTATGCAGCTATTGAATTTGATTATCGCACATCTCCTGCAACTACTTTACAATTAGGTTATCATCATTTAACATCTGCAAATAAATTTGCTACTGTAAATGGAACTTTTGATGGTATGAAAGATGATACAAATAATATCTTTACTGCTGGTTTCCAAACTAAATTAACTAATGATTTAAAATTAGATGCTATTTATGCTAAATCAAGTACTGACAGCAATGTTCCACAAACTGCTGATTCTTGGGGTTATAATTACGACGACAACGATGGTTATGCTGTTTATTTAAGATATAAAGGTGCTGATATTTCTGACAAAGGAAGTTATGGTATGTGGGTTGGATATTTTGATATTCCAATTTCTACAGTAATTTCTCCAACATACTATCTAGGTCATAGCTATGAAGCATTAGAAGTTGGTGTAGGTTACGTTCCTGCTGAAAACGTATTAGCAAAAGTTTACTACTGGGATGCAAAAGGTATTGGCGATACTCCAGATGCTGATATGTATCGTGCTCAAGTACAATTCTTCTTCTAA
- a CDS encoding S-layer homology domain-containing protein: MKKTLAAAITSALVIGAASTTFAAANPFSDVATDHWSFDAVAKLAQEGVIEGYGDNTFRGDSHITRYEMAQMVAKAMAKEDKANAQQKAMIDKLAAEYAAELDNLGVRVANLEEKVGNVTWGGKVRLRLISDDPSDGDRNTTTSQSYAELWANAKINSDWSAHVKVTSDRTMDKEETHLIGNDASSNNVFVEGPLFGADAKFGKFDVFTNNYGYVMDDPMTGAQLTWKGDKLTTTVRAGRLTDEFWVNEKYDDADNFLGYDNADTQSIELTYGLSNSANVNAAYYNVSTQNWDDENLHIWTLGFDSKLGEDWKIDAVYAKSNADGDDIKDNGYSVNLTYKGADIKTVGSYDVWLGYRNTPVSTQISTTNFGKKDYKGWELGFDYVPAENIQFQARYFDSKNIYDSDIKDKQVRAQVEFFF, from the coding sequence ATGAAAAAAACACTTGCTGCTGCAATCACTTCAGCACTAGTAATCGGTGCGGCTAGCACAACATTTGCTGCTGCAAATCCATTCTCTGATGTTGCAACTGACCATTGGTCTTTCGACGCTGTTGCTAAATTAGCTCAAGAAGGCGTTATCGAAGGTTATGGCGACAACACTTTCCGTGGTGATTCTCATATCACTCGTTATGAAATGGCTCAAATGGTAGCAAAAGCTATGGCTAAAGAAGACAAAGCTAATGCACAACAAAAAGCTATGATTGATAAATTAGCTGCTGAATATGCTGCTGAATTAGACAATCTTGGTGTTCGTGTAGCAAACTTAGAAGAAAAAGTTGGCAACGTAACTTGGGGTGGTAAAGTTCGTTTGCGTTTAATTTCTGATGATCCAAGTGATGGTGACAGAAACACTACAACTAGCCAATCATATGCTGAATTATGGGCAAATGCAAAAATTAATAGTGATTGGTCAGCTCATGTAAAAGTTACATCTGATCGCACAATGGATAAAGAGGAAACTCATTTAATTGGGAATGATGCTTCTTCTAACAATGTGTTTGTTGAGGGGCCTTTATTTGGTGCAGATGCTAAATTTGGTAAATTTGATGTATTTACAAACAACTATGGTTATGTAATGGATGATCCTATGACTGGTGCTCAATTGACTTGGAAAGGTGATAAACTTACAACTACTGTACGTGCAGGACGTTTAACAGATGAATTTTGGGTAAATGAAAAATATGATGATGCTGACAATTTCTTGGGTTATGACAATGCAGATACTCAATCCATTGAATTAACTTACGGGTTGAGCAATTCAGCGAATGTAAATGCTGCTTATTATAATGTATCAACTCAAAATTGGGATGATGAGAATCTTCACATTTGGACATTGGGATTTGACAGTAAACTAGGGGAAGATTGGAAAATTGATGCTGTTTATGCAAAATCTAATGCTGATGGAGACGATATCAAAGATAACGGTTATTCTGTAAACTTAACTTATAAAGGTGCTGATATCAAAACAGTAGGTTCTTATGACGTTTGGTTAGGATACCGTAACACTCCTGTTTCAACACAAATTAGCACAACTAACTTTGGTAAAAAAGATTATAAAGGTTGGGAACTTGGTTTTGATTACGTTCCTGCTGAAAATATTCAATTCCAAGCTAGATATTTTGATTCTAAAAATATCTACGATAGCGATATCAAAGATAAACAAGTTCGTGCGCAAGTTGAATTTTTCTTCTAA
- a CDS encoding LPS-assembly protein LptD translates to MNKPVKALCAAITLSIFLGTSVVVLAAEEINENIDTVQEVEIATSQQNTSKNQDNHKVKNKDKKSKKNENKKIEQEAAPPAPVFFDGDDISFDSNSGDVYARGNVIIIQEPAKIITDEVEGNTKTNEVWIKDWANIKQPNVDLNGHDIFYNYQQKTGKMGKTDGVVDKKFIHGENVEVSPEMITIYNGTITKCPAKKPDYRISAEKIEVWPNDKLIAYNAKFWVKDVVIYSTKKYTTEIGENREDAVFPEMGYNSSDGFFIKQTFTEPIGGEDSSVSAFFDFGYYTKHELKNSYGFVQRKPNYTLLLQQGHFMDDDDEWIKKEPEIKFNYATQRIGDGPWKYDFEAIYGKWKDEDKSSWHQDYTIYFSRDVIKLSDTLNLYVGAGYEIVRESYDHSQTNSLKYDVTFVNRFSDKLTGWSGYHYTQNNNSLFDYDSTDVAKELASGINYKLDDKNSITLEQSYDLENKRVADMDYTLSHDLHCWGMDITYREKRDEWKFMLKTKHWF, encoded by the coding sequence ATGAATAAGCCAGTAAAGGCATTGTGTGCAGCAATTACGTTGTCGATTTTTTTAGGAACAAGTGTAGTTGTTTTAGCAGCAGAAGAAATAAATGAAAATATTGATACAGTGCAAGAGGTAGAGATTGCAACAAGTCAGCAAAATACTTCAAAAAATCAAGACAATCATAAAGTAAAAAATAAAGATAAGAAAAGTAAAAAAAATGAGAATAAAAAAATAGAACAGGAAGCTGCTCCACCAGCCCCTGTATTTTTTGATGGGGATGATATTTCTTTTGATAGTAATAGTGGAGATGTTTACGCACGTGGAAATGTAATAATTATTCAAGAACCTGCGAAAATTATCACTGATGAAGTAGAAGGTAATACAAAAACAAATGAAGTTTGGATCAAAGATTGGGCAAATATAAAACAGCCGAATGTAGATTTAAATGGGCATGATATTTTTTATAACTATCAACAAAAGACCGGGAAAATGGGGAAAACTGATGGTGTTGTAGATAAAAAGTTCATTCATGGGGAGAATGTTGAAGTATCTCCAGAAATGATCACTATTTATAATGGAACTATCACAAAATGTCCTGCAAAGAAACCAGATTATCGTATTAGTGCTGAGAAAATTGAAGTTTGGCCAAATGATAAGCTGATTGCTTATAATGCGAAATTTTGGGTGAAAGATGTAGTAATTTATAGTACAAAGAAGTATACAACTGAAATAGGCGAAAATCGCGAAGATGCTGTTTTCCCAGAAATGGGGTATAATAGTAGTGATGGCTTCTTCATCAAGCAAACTTTTACTGAGCCAATAGGGGGAGAGGATTCTTCAGTATCAGCCTTTTTTGACTTTGGATACTATACAAAACATGAGTTGAAAAATAGTTATGGCTTTGTGCAGAGAAAGCCTAACTATACCTTGCTGTTACAACAAGGTCACTTTATGGATGATGATGATGAATGGATAAAAAAGGAGCCTGAGATTAAGTTTAATTATGCAACACAGCGTATTGGTGATGGCCCTTGGAAATATGATTTTGAAGCTATTTATGGTAAGTGGAAGGATGAAGATAAATCAAGTTGGCATCAAGACTATACGATTTATTTTTCTCGTGATGTGATAAAATTAAGTGACACCTTAAATCTTTATGTAGGAGCTGGGTATGAAATAGTTAGAGAAAGTTATGATCATTCTCAAACGAACAGTCTAAAGTATGATGTAACTTTTGTGAATAGATTTAGCGATAAGCTTACAGGCTGGTCAGGATATCACTATACGCAAAATAATAATAGTTTGTTTGATTATGACAGTACTGATGTAGCGAAAGAATTAGCAAGCGGAATAAACTATAAGCTTGATGATAAAAATTCTATTACGCTTGAGCAAAGTTATGATTTAGAAAATAAAAGAGTTGCAGATATGGATTATACATTATCTCATGATTTACATTGCTGGGGTATGGATATAACGTATCGAGAAAAACGTGATGAATGGAAATTTATGCTTAAGACAAAACATTGGTTCTAG
- a CDS encoding bifunctional heptose 7-phosphate kinase/heptose 1-phosphate adenyltransferase — protein sequence MKDDLVEIVEQIQRQCILVIGDMVADVYLDGRISRISREAPVLVLEQEKENFVPGGAANVVHNVATLGGLVWAVGILGSDEQGRGLRLVLEEKGVNTEGLVHDSSRLTISKTRVVAGGAGTVSQQIVRIDRETKAPLSQFVEAELSKVLAELLPKVKGVVLSDYGSGTITEALRKQVIEFCDNNVIPCVVDSRYDLLSFKGVHYIKQNDAEAAKVAGFEITNDELLLKAGAIILEKMNAKGVLITRGSKGMTLFENNGAIHHVPVTNKSEVFDVSGAGDTAVATFILCLASGVEPVLAAELANFASGIAVRKFGTAAVTAKELKQVIGAN from the coding sequence ATGAAAGATGATTTAGTTGAAATAGTTGAGCAAATTCAAAGACAATGTATTTTGGTTATTGGGGATATGGTTGCAGATGTATATTTAGATGGAAGAATCTCAAGAATTTCGCGTGAGGCACCTGTACTTGTTCTTGAACAGGAAAAAGAAAATTTTGTTCCAGGCGGGGCTGCAAATGTTGTTCACAATGTGGCAACTTTGGGTGGCTTAGTTTGGGCTGTAGGTATATTGGGATCTGATGAGCAGGGGAGAGGCCTTCGGTTAGTATTGGAAGAGAAAGGTGTGAATACCGAAGGTCTTGTCCATGACAGTAGTCGATTAACGATTAGTAAAACTAGGGTTGTTGCTGGTGGGGCTGGAACGGTGAGTCAGCAAATTGTGCGAATTGATCGAGAAACAAAAGCTCCTTTAAGTCAATTTGTAGAGGCTGAATTGAGTAAAGTTCTAGCAGAATTACTACCTAAAGTTAAAGGCGTTGTGCTCAGCGATTATGGAAGTGGAACGATTACAGAAGCTTTGCGGAAACAGGTGATTGAATTCTGTGATAACAATGTGATTCCTTGTGTTGTGGATTCAAGATATGACTTGTTGTCCTTTAAAGGAGTACACTATATTAAACAAAATGATGCAGAAGCTGCAAAAGTTGCTGGATTTGAGATAACAAATGATGAACTTTTACTGAAAGCAGGAGCAATTATTTTAGAAAAAATGAATGCAAAAGGTGTGCTTATTACTCGTGGAAGTAAGGGTATGACGTTGTTTGAAAATAATGGAGCTATTCACCATGTTCCGGTAACGAATAAAAGTGAGGTATTCGATGTAAGTGGAGCTGGCGATACGGCGGTAGCGACGTTTATTTTATGTTTGGCATCAGGTGTAGAGCCTGTTCTAGCTGCGGAACTTGCTAATTTTGCTTCTGGAATTGCAGTGCGAAAGTTTGGTACAGCGGCGGTTACGGCGAAAGAATTAAAACAAGTGATAGGAGCGAATTGA
- the rfaE2 gene encoding D-glycero-beta-D-manno-heptose 1-phosphate adenylyltransferase — translation MLIPRRDIGVLADQIHMAKQKIVFTNGCFDILHAGHVRYLKNAKCFGDVLIIGLNSDKSVRALKGMGRPVNGEQDRVEVLGALKPVDYVVLFDDETAESLIEEIEPDIYVKGGDYTLDTLPEAKVVESYGGETKLIPLVPGRSSTNIINRIKACK, via the coding sequence ATGTTAATACCTAGACGTGATATTGGTGTTCTTGCTGATCAGATTCATATGGCAAAACAAAAAATCGTATTTACTAATGGTTGTTTTGATATACTCCATGCAGGACATGTCCGTTATTTAAAGAATGCGAAGTGCTTTGGGGATGTTTTAATTATTGGGCTAAATAGTGATAAATCAGTGCGCGCGCTAAAAGGAATGGGGCGACCTGTGAATGGAGAACAAGATCGTGTTGAAGTTCTCGGAGCATTAAAACCTGTAGATTATGTTGTTTTGTTTGATGATGAAACAGCGGAATCATTGATTGAAGAAATTGAACCTGATATTTATGTAAAGGGTGGAGATTATACACTTGATACTTTGCCGGAAGCTAAGGTTGTAGAATCTTATGGTGGAGAAACCAAGCTAATTCCATTAGTCCCAGGGCGATCTTCAACTAATATTATTAATCGTATAAAAGCTTGTAAATAG
- a CDS encoding glycosyltransferase family 9 protein — MTINNIMVVKLSAIGDVIHALPVSYAIKESFPNCRLTWVVEPPAYDLLRNNPYIDKIIVFEKKKFKSLGGFLKNIPSFSSVIRQEKYDVVLDLQGLGKSAAIAYLSNAPIKLGCANMREFSGWVSKPVCGRNQNGHIVERYLDVARELGCKVNQVVFPVKITQEESELAERIAQQAGMNIENKYVVLAVGANWPNKRWPTSYYAKLVDWLYDKNIIPVVIGGGVVDDRLIAEINEKSEIPPIDLVGKTTLKQLAYLIKKSVALVGGDTGPMHLAAGLGKSVVALMGPTDANRNGPYGQLGNIIEIDADCKYCWKRKCPLDKDCLAQISVEQVKEKLIHFI, encoded by the coding sequence ATGACAATAAATAATATTATGGTTGTAAAATTAAGCGCGATTGGCGATGTGATTCATGCATTGCCAGTTTCTTATGCAATAAAAGAAAGTTTTCCAAATTGTAGATTAACGTGGGTAGTTGAGCCACCTGCCTATGATTTATTAAGAAATAATCCATATATTGATAAAATTATTGTATTTGAAAAGAAAAAATTTAAATCATTGGGAGGGTTTTTGAAAAATATACCCTCTTTTTCTTCTGTTATACGGCAAGAAAAATATGATGTAGTTTTGGATTTACAAGGACTTGGGAAAAGTGCAGCTATTGCATATTTAAGTAATGCACCAATAAAATTAGGGTGTGCTAATATGCGTGAATTCAGTGGCTGGGTGAGCAAACCAGTTTGTGGGCGAAATCAAAATGGCCATATTGTTGAGCGTTATCTTGATGTAGCAAGGGAGCTTGGGTGCAAGGTGAATCAAGTGGTTTTCCCTGTGAAAATTACGCAAGAAGAATCTGAATTGGCAGAACGTATTGCTCAGCAGGCAGGAATGAATATTGAAAATAAATATGTTGTGTTAGCTGTTGGTGCAAATTGGCCGAATAAACGCTGGCCGACAAGTTATTATGCGAAACTGGTGGATTGGTTGTATGATAAAAATATCATTCCTGTTGTAATTGGCGGTGGAGTAGTAGATGATAGGCTTATCGCTGAAATTAACGAAAAGTCAGAAATCCCTCCAATTGATTTAGTTGGAAAAACGACATTGAAACAGTTAGCGTATTTAATAAAAAAATCCGTTGCCTTAGTCGGTGGTGATACAGGCCCAATGCATTTAGCGGCGGGGCTTGGAAAATCTGTAGTTGCATTAATGGGGCCGACAGACGCAAATCGTAATGGTCCATATGGACAATTGGGGAATATAATTGAAATAGATGCAGATTGTAAATATTGTTGGAAAAGAAAGTGTCCATTAGATAAAGATTGTTTAGCACAAATTAGCGTTGAACAAGTGAAAGAAAAATTAATTCATTTTATTTAG